DNA sequence from the Gordonia polyisoprenivorans genome:
GTTGGCGCAGAAGTCCTATGTCGAGGGATCGCTCGCGCTGGGACTGTACTGCTCCAAGCTCGTCGACCTCCAGCAGACCGGCGACGACGCCGAGCAGGCCCGCGCCGGACTGCTTCTCGACGTGCTGACCCCGATCGCCAAATCCTGGCCGTCACAATGGTGTCTCGAGGCCAACTCCCTGGCCATCCAGGTCCTCGGCGGTTACGGCTACACCCGCGAATTCCCGGTCGAGCAGTACTACCGCGACAATCGACTGAATCCGATCCACGAGGGCGCCCACGGCATCCACGGCCTGGACCTGTTGGGACGCAAGGTCATCATGCGCGATGGCGCGGGACTGACCCTGCTCGCCGAGACCATCGGCGACACCATCGCCGGAGCCGAGGCCGATCCGGCGCTCGCCGAATACGCCGCCGCACTGCGCACCCGACTCGACACACTCGTCGCGACCACCGTCGCCGTGTGGTCGGCAGGCGACGTGGCCGTCTCCCTGGCCAACGCGACCGCCTACCTCGAGGCCACCGGGCACATCGTCATCGCCTGGATGTGGCTCGAGCAGCTACTCGCGGTCGGCGCGTCGACCGGCGACTTCTACGACGGCAAACGCGCTGCGGCACAATACTTCTACCGGTACGAACTGCCGAAGACCGGGCCGCAGTTCGAGCTGCTGACCGCACTCGATCGCACCACCCTCGACACCGATCCGGCCTGGCTGTAGCCCACCTCCACATACCGTCGATCCATCACGCAGTCGACCAACCCTCACGAAGGAGCTCCCGAAAGTGTCCGTCCTCGATATGTTCTCCCTGACCGACAAGGTCGTCGTCGTCACCGGCGCCTCGTCGGGTCTCGGCGTCTCGTTCGCCATCGCCTTCGCCGAAGCCGGCGCCGACGTCGTCCTGGCCGCGCGCCGCACCGACCGCCTGGCCGACACCGCGGCCAGAGTCGAGGCCACCGGGCGCAAGGCACTGTCGGTGACCGCCGACGTGGCCGACCCGGAGTCGTGCCAGAAGGTGATCGACGCCGCGATCGAGGCCTTCGGTCGCGTCGACGTGCTGATCAACAACGCGGGCATCGGCACCGCGGTGCCGGCGACACGGGAGACGCCCGAGCAGTTCCGCAACGTCATCGACGTCAATCTCAACGGCTCGTACTGGATGGCGCAGGCGGCCGGCCGGGTCATGCAGCCGGGTAGCTCGATCATCAACATCTCGTCGATCCTGGGCATCACCACCGCCTCGCTCCCGCAGGCCGCGTACGCCGCGAGCAAGGCCGGGATCATCGGCCTCACCCGCGATCTCGCCCAGCAGTGGGGCGCCCGCAAGGGTATTCGCGTCAACGCGTTGGCCCCCGGATTCTTCAAGTCCGAGATGACCGACGGCTACAAGGACGGCTACCTCGACTCACAGATGCCCCGTGTCTTGTTGGGCCGCACCGGTGATCCGGCGGAGCTCGCCGCGACGGCGGTCTGGCTGGCGTCCCCGGCCGGCGGCTATGTCACCGGCCAGACCCTCGCGGTCGACGGCGGCATCACCGTCACGTAGATCCGCGTACCCATCACGTCCGGTGAGCGATCACCCGAACGAGCGAAAGGTCAAGGCAGGCAGTGCGGTACGTGGCGGTCGGTGACAGTTTCACCGAAGGAGTCGGCGACGAACCCGATGGCCCCGACACCCCGCGCGGGTGGGCCGACCTCGTCGCCGAGGGGCTCGCCGCCGCGCACGGCGGGATCGACTACGCCAACCTTGCCGTGCGCGGGCGGCTCCTCGAGCCCATCGTCACCGATCAGGTCGACGCCGCCCTGCGCCTCGACCCGTTGCCGACATTGATCACCCTCAACGGCGGCGGCAACGACATGCTGCGCACCGGCGACCTCACCGGACTCGTCGAACTCACCCGCTCCGCGGTACGGCGATGCCGTGACGCCGGAATCCGCGTGGTCCTCCTCGCCGGCGCCGACCCCTCGGATGGTCTGCCCTTCGGGTCGACCATCCGGCGCCGCGGCGAGTACCTCACCAACGAGGTCGCGACCATCGCCGTCACCGAGGACGTGGAGTTCATCGACGTCTTCCACGACACCGAGATCCGCCGCCCCGAGTACTGGTCGCCGGATCGGTTGCATCTCAACGCGATCGGCCACCGCCGCACCGCCGCACTGATCCTGCGCGGCCTCGGGGTGCCGACGACGACGCCCACTCGCCCCGAACCGCAACCGCGTCCCCCGCGTCTCGTCGCCGAGGCCGAATTCGCGCGCGAGCACCTGTTCCCGTGGGTGATGCGACGCCTTCGCAAGCAGTCCTCCGGCGACGACCGAACCGCCAAGTATCCGGACTGGGTGTCGGTCGACCCCGCCGGCATCGGCTGAGGCGAGCACCGCTCACACCATCGACGAGTCCCGGCTTGCGTCCGGCGACCGCGCTGCGTCGAGTGCCACCGCACGGAAGTCCCGGGAGAAATCGATTCCCCGCATCTGCGCGAGGTATTGACCGGCGAACCCCGGGTACATGGTGGCGTTGAACCCGTCGTCGGTGAGATACCAACTGCGGCAACCGGAATTCCAGGTGGTGCCCTCCAGTCGTTTCTGGATCGACCGGTTATGGGCATCTTGGGCGGGTCGGTGCACGTCGAGCAACCGCAATCCGCGGTCGACGATCAGCGAGATGGCGGTGACGATCGCATCGATCTGTGCCTCCATGTACACCAACGCCGAATTGTGCCCCGGGCCGGAGTTCGGGCCGAAGGTGAAATAGAGATTCGGATACCCCGACACCGCGATCGACTTGTACGCGTATGCGCCACCGGACCATTCGTCGGCGAGCACTCGACCGTCACGGCTGCGGATCGGGATCGGCGATCCCTGCTTGGACACCTCGAATCCGGTCGCGAACACCAGTGCGTCGAATCGCCGCTCGATCCCCTCCACGGTCCGCACGCCGTGTTCGCAGATCCGCGCGATCGGCCACGTCACCAGGGTGCAGTTGTCGGCCTGCAACGCGGGATAGTAGTCGCTGGTCATCAGCAGCCGCTTGCAGCCGGCCCGGAAATCCGGGGTGAGCTGTCGCCGGATCCACGGATCGCGCACCTGAGCAACGAGATTGATCTTCGCGACCCCCTCGATGACCCGCGTGAACGGCGTGTTCCACACGGCGCCCAGCGCGACCGACTCGTGCCCGAGGTACCAGAGTTGACGTGCCACCGTCTGTGAGTACGGCACCGTCCGATACACCCGTCTGGTCAACGAGGAGATCCGTCGATCGGCTCGCGGCAGCACCCACCCGGGAGTGCGCTGGAACACCGTGACGTCGGCGCCGGAGCGTACCAACTCCGGGATCAGTTGCACCGCACTGGCACCGGTGCCGATCACCCCGACCTTCTTGCCGGCGAAGTCGTAGTCGTGGTCCCATGCCGCCGAGTGCATCCGGTGACCGGTGTACTCGTCGATACCCGGGATCGAGGGATAGCCGGGTGTGGAGAGCGGGCCGGACGCGACGACCACCGCGCGTGTGCGGAGCGACTCCCGATCGGCCAGATCGACGCGCCACGTGCCGGACTCCTCGTCGAACTCCAGCCCGGTCACCAGATGCGAATACCGGATGAACCGTTCCAGGTTGTGGTCGGCGATCATCCGCGCGATGTACGCCAGGATCTCCTCACTTCCCGAATAGGTGTGTGACCATTCGGGATTGGGTGCGAAGGAATACGAGTAGAGCCGCGACGGGATGTCGCAGGCCGCCCCGGGGTAGACGTTGTCGCGCCACGTTCCGCCCGGTCGGACGTCGCGTTCGCAGATGATGAAGTCATCCCGGCCCTGCTGCAGGAGCCGGATGGCGGTGCCGATACCGGCGAACCCGGCCCCGATGATGACGGTGGTGGCATCGAGACCGGCGGCATCGGGAGCAGGCGTGTGCGGGTCCTCGTGCACGGCGCTCACGCGATCGGCTCGTAGGTCAGTTCCTTCGACCAACTCGGCTGCGACCGAAGGAGAAAGCGCGGGTAGAGGTCGGTCAGCGTGACCATCGCGTCGGCGAAGTAGTGATACGGGCTGTCGCGGTTGATGACCCAGCCGGCGTGGTACTTGAGCACCTGGTAGGTGAGCAGCCGGGTGCCGCGGCCCCGGTCGCCGTTCTTGCGGAACCGTTTGATCGCGTCGTAGAGCCGATCCTCCGACAGTCCCATGTCGACGATGTTGTCGCGCATCTTGTTCAGCAGGGGCACATACATCAGGGCACCGATGATGAGTCCCGGCGAGGCCACTGTGCCGACGGTCTGAACCAGCAGGGTGCGCAGGCGGGCGTTGCCGATCATGTCGAGTGCGTGGAAATCGACGGCGAGATGCCGCGACTCGTCGGCATTGATCTTGCGGAACGCGGCATGACAGATCGGATCCTCGACCTCCTCGAGGAGGAACTTCAGCAGCGCCCCGTCGAGGGCCACCTCCAACATAGGGATGACCGTGCCCAGCACCGACAGTGACATGCGGTCGGCGAAGGTGTCGAGCCATTCGATGGCCAGGCGGATGTTGACGTTCGGCTCGGGGACCTCGTCGTCCTCAAGCATCCCCCACCGCCGCATCAGCGCGAGCTCGGCGTTGGCGTGCTTCTGCTCCTCGGCGTGAAAGTACCGGTAGATCTCCGCGAGCGTCTCGTCGGGCGCCTTCTTCGCCAACGCCGCGAACCCGCGGGCGCCCACATTCTCGATCCACACCAGATCGGCCATGAACGCCTTGAGCTTCGGCTTCTGCTCCTCGGTGATCAACTCGGCACCGGGAGCATCCCAGTCGATGTCGGCCAGGGCCCACTGGCGATCCTTGATGGTCGCCAGCATGTCCTCGAGAACTATCGGCATGTCACACTCCTTCTTCGATTCGTGTTGGTGCAGCTTCGATTTCCGCATCGGACGCCAGGCCGTTGTGCTCGGATACCCCCGGTTCGAGGACCTCCGGGTCCACGGCGGCGATCGCCGGGGCCAGACGATGCAGCAGACCCGCCCCGAGGGTGTAGGTCCGCGGGAACAGTCGCTTCATCAGCCAGAGGGCCCTGGCGTCGAGTTGGGGCACCACGTACAACCGTCCCCGGTCGTTGGCGTCGAGGGTCGCCCGCGCGACCTGCTCCGCCGACCGCCCGGAGTACCGCATCAGGGTTTGCGCGAGTTTCATCGCGTCGCCGGTGATCCGACCGTCCACGGCGACATTGGTTTTCACGAACGTCGGACATAGCACGGTCACCGCGAGGTCCGTGCCCGACAACTCCGCGGCAATGGTCTCCGAAAGTGCCAGCACCCCGGCCTTGCCGACGTTGTAGGCGCCCATCCCCGGCGCCGCGGAGAACGCGGCGGCCGAGGCGACGTTGATGAGACCACCCCGTCCGGCCGAGCGCAGTTGGGGCAGAAAGAGTTCCGACCCGAGCACCATTCCGCGCAGGTTGATGTCGAGGGCCCAGGTCCAGTCATCGAGACCGATGCTGCCGACGCAGCGCCCGCCGATGCCGACGCCGGCGTTGTTGATCATCAACGTGGTCGGGCCACCGAGCAGATCCGGTGCGCGGCCGGCGAGGGTGCGCATGTCGTCGATCTCGGCGACGTCGCAGAACAGCGCAATGCCCTCCCCGCGCCCGCCCGCGTCGATCATGGCGACCGTCTCCTCGGCCCGGTCGATGTCGATGTCGGCACAGACGATGCGGCCACCACGGCGCGCGAGTTCGAGAGCGAAGGCGCGCCCGATGCCGCTACCCGCTCCGGTGACGACGGCACGTGCACCCTGTGATCGTCGAGATGTCATGTCGTGGCATACCTTTCCGTATCAGCGTGTTCGGTATCAGCGTGTGCCGTCGCAGCGTTCGTCGCCGCAGCTTTGCCACCCGGTTCCGGACACTCGGTGATGAACCGTGCGACAGCCGCCAAGGCGGGGCCGGCTTCCGGGATCATCGTCGGCAGTGCCTGGAAGACGTGCATCTGTCCGGGCCAGATCTGCAGTTCACTGTCCCCACCGGCGTCGGAGATCATCCGGTGCGCAGCACGTGCATCGCCGAGGAGCATCTCTGCCCCACCGACCTGGATCAGTGTGCGAGGCAGGTCGTCGGCGCGATCGAGCGTCAGAGCGAGGCGAGGCAGGTCGGCCGGATGGCCTCTGGTGTAGTGATCGACCAGACGCTGCGCGGCGACGGCCGAGATCAATGGATCGGGCCCGGTGTCGCGTTCCTGCCTGCGGGCCAGTTCGAGGGTGAGATCGACCAGCGGCGACATCAGTACCATCGCGCGCGGCTGCGCACGCCGGTGTCGCACATTCTCGGCGAGCAGATCCAAGAGGAGATGGCCGCCTGCCGAATCACCTGCGACGGTGACGTTCTCGGGTCGATAGCCGATGTTCTGCAACCAGGCGTAGGCGGCCTCGACGTCGTCGGCGGCAGCAGGGAAGGTGTGTTCGGGTGCGAGTCGGTAGTCGACGCTGAACACCGGCATCCCGGTGAGATGCGCGAGCCGGGCAACGAGTCCGCGGTGCGTGCGCGCCGAGCAGATCGCATACGCACTGCCGTGGACGTAGAGGATGACCCGCCGGGACTTCTCCGATCCCGGGGCATACACCCACTCTCCGCGGAAGCTGCCGGTGGACAGGGCATCGACGCGGACCCGGTAGGGCGGCGGTGACCCGAGCAGCATGGCCATGGCGACGATGGCCCGGGAGACATGTACCGCGAGGACACCGCCGGGCAGGACGTCGGCGAACGGCCGCAACGTGCGTCGGGTCAGCCACGCCGCACACCGCGACTGTCGTGAGGTGTGAATCACACTACCGATGGCATCACCCATGATGCCATTTGTCAATGGCACATTGGTCAATGTTGCAAATGCTTCCGCGCTTTGCCCAACCGGTCCCCGTGTCGGCGTGTGTCCGCTCGCCGGGTGGCCGCGCACAACGTAGACTCAGACGTCCTGGCAATCGTTTCCATTAATCGGGCAACTCGCTCGAGTTGAGCGCGAAAGGACCGAGATGGCATTACACGGCTTCTTGACCAAGGCCGGATCGACGGTCGCGACCGGCCTCGTCGGCGCCGTCGCATACGACGTCGCCCGCAAGGCCATCGCCAAGGCACCGCTACGGCAGGGCGCCGTGGTGGTCACCTCCTGGGGCCTGGTGGGTACCCGGAAAGCCGAGGCCATCGCCGAGGACGCGCGCCTGCGGACCGCCGACATCGTGGCCGAGGCGAAGGACCGTATCGGCGAGGAAGCCAGTCCCCCGGGAGCAGCCGAGCCGCACGACCACGATCACTGACGCCCGCCGTGCAAGAAACTGTGCGGTCCGACGCCGCGGGTCGTCTCCGTCTGGTCGTCGATGCGCTGCGCGGAACGTCGGCGGCACGCGCGGTCGCCGTCGAGGACGCCGTCATCGCGGTGACCGGCGTTCGCGCCGTGCACGTGTACCCGCGCACCGGCTCGGTCGTCGTCTGGTATCGCCGCGACACCGACCGTGGTGCCATCGATCGCGCGATCGCTGCCGGGCAGGCCACCGATCTCACGACGGTCACCCGGGCCGCGCCGCATTCGGCCGACGTCACCAATTCCGACATCCTGCGGATGGGTATCGGCGCGGGCGCCCTGATCCTTCTGGGGTTGCGGCGCTACGGATTCCGACGACCACCGATGCTCGGTCCCGCGTCGCGCACGGTCGCCACCGGCATCACCATCTTCTCCGGCTATCCGTTCCTCAAGGGCGCCTTGCGTTCCCTGCGCGGCGGCCGAGCGGGCACGGATGCGCTGGTGTCGGCGGCGACCGTGGCAAGCCTGTTGTTGCGGGAGAACGTCGTCGCGCTGACCGTCCTGTGGTTGCTCAACATCGGTGAATTCCTCCAGGATCTGACGCTACGTCGCACCCGACGGGCGATCTCGGATCTGTTGCGCGGCAACACCGACACCGCATGGCTGCGGCTCGAGAACGGCAGCGAGGTCTCGGTGCCCGTCGATTCGCTGGCGGTCGGCGACGTCATCGTCGTCCACGATCATGTCGCCGTGCCGGTCGACGGGACGGTACTCGAGGGCGAGGCGGTGATCGACCAGTCCGCGCTGACCGGCGAGAACCTGCCCGTCACCGCACAGGTCGGCGCCCACGTGCACGCGGGCTCAGTGGTGGTCAGCGGGCGGTTGGTGATCACCACCTCGGCGGTCGGCGCCGACACCGCCATCGGTCGGATCATCGCCCGCGTCGAGGAAGCCCAGCACGATCGGGCGCCCATCCAGACTGTCGGCGAACAGTTCTCGGGCCGCTTCGTCCCGGCCTCGTTCCTGCTGTCGGCGGCCACCCTGCTCGTCACGCGCGATCTGCGCCGCGCCATGACCATGCTGCTCGTCGCGTGCCCCTGCGCGGTCGGGTTGTCGACGCCCACCGCGATCAGCGGCGCCATCGGCAACGGTGCCCGCCGCGGAATCCTGATCAAGGGCGGCTCGCATCTCGAGGCGGCCGGCCGCATCACCGCCATGGTCTTCGACAAGACCGGCACACTGACGACCGGCCGTCCGGTGGTGACCAACGTGATCTCCTTCCACCCCGACTGGTCACCCGAGGACGTCCTGGCCCATGCGGCGAGTTCGGAGATCCACTCGCGACACCCGTTGGCGCAAGCGGTGATCCGGTCGACGACCGAGCGCCGGATCGAGATCCCCACCCACGCCGAGTGTGAGGTCATCGTCGGTCTCGGCATGCGCACCTTCGCCGCCGACGGTCGCGTCCTGTTGTTGGGTAGCCCCGCCCTGTTCGCTCGCCACGAGGTGGCACTGTCCACCGACGCGATCGAGTGGGTGGACAAGCTCCGCAACGAGTGCGAGACGCCACTGTTGCTCGCCGTCGACGGCACCCTCGTCGGCCTGGTGAGTCTGCGCGACGAGGTTCGCCCCGAGGCACGCGAGGTGCTCGATGGGTTGCGGGCCAAGGGAATCGAGCGGATCGCCATGCTCACGGGCGATCACCCGGCCACCGCCGCGGCGATCGCCGGTGAACTCGGCATCGACGACTGGCGGGCCGAGGTGCTTCCGGAGG
Encoded proteins:
- a CDS encoding SDR family NAD(P)-dependent oxidoreductase, producing MSVLDMFSLTDKVVVVTGASSGLGVSFAIAFAEAGADVVLAARRTDRLADTAARVEATGRKALSVTADVADPESCQKVIDAAIEAFGRVDVLINNAGIGTAVPATRETPEQFRNVIDVNLNGSYWMAQAAGRVMQPGSSIINISSILGITTASLPQAAYAASKAGIIGLTRDLAQQWGARKGIRVNALAPGFFKSEMTDGYKDGYLDSQMPRVLLGRTGDPAELAATAVWLASPAGGYVTGQTLAVDGGITVT
- a CDS encoding SGNH/GDSL hydrolase family protein, coding for MRYVAVGDSFTEGVGDEPDGPDTPRGWADLVAEGLAAAHGGIDYANLAVRGRLLEPIVTDQVDAALRLDPLPTLITLNGGGNDMLRTGDLTGLVELTRSAVRRCRDAGIRVVLLAGADPSDGLPFGSTIRRRGEYLTNEVATIAVTEDVEFIDVFHDTEIRRPEYWSPDRLHLNAIGHRRTAALILRGLGVPTTTPTRPEPQPRPPRLVAEAEFAREHLFPWVMRRLRKQSSGDDRTAKYPDWVSVDPAGIG
- a CDS encoding flavin-containing monooxygenase; its protein translation is MSAVHEDPHTPAPDAAGLDATTVIIGAGFAGIGTAIRLLQQGRDDFIICERDVRPGGTWRDNVYPGAACDIPSRLYSYSFAPNPEWSHTYSGSEEILAYIARMIADHNLERFIRYSHLVTGLEFDEESGTWRVDLADRESLRTRAVVVASGPLSTPGYPSIPGIDEYTGHRMHSAAWDHDYDFAGKKVGVIGTGASAVQLIPELVRSGADVTVFQRTPGWVLPRADRRISSLTRRVYRTVPYSQTVARQLWYLGHESVALGAVWNTPFTRVIEGVAKINLVAQVRDPWIRRQLTPDFRAGCKRLLMTSDYYPALQADNCTLVTWPIARICEHGVRTVEGIERRFDALVFATGFEVSKQGSPIPIRSRDGRVLADEWSGGAYAYKSIAVSGYPNLYFTFGPNSGPGHNSALVYMEAQIDAIVTAISLIVDRGLRLLDVHRPAQDAHNRSIQKRLEGTTWNSGCRSWYLTDDGFNATMYPGFAGQYLAQMRGIDFSRDFRAVALDAARSPDASRDSSMV
- a CDS encoding ferritin-like domain-containing protein — encoded protein: MPIVLEDMLATIKDRQWALADIDWDAPGAELITEEQKPKLKAFMADLVWIENVGARGFAALAKKAPDETLAEIYRYFHAEEQKHANAELALMRRWGMLEDDEVPEPNVNIRLAIEWLDTFADRMSLSVLGTVIPMLEVALDGALLKFLLEEVEDPICHAAFRKINADESRHLAVDFHALDMIGNARLRTLLVQTVGTVASPGLIIGALMYVPLLNKMRDNIVDMGLSEDRLYDAIKRFRKNGDRGRGTRLLTYQVLKYHAGWVINRDSPYHYFADAMVTLTDLYPRFLLRSQPSWSKELTYEPIA
- a CDS encoding SDR family NAD(P)-dependent oxidoreductase, with amino-acid sequence MTSRRSQGARAVVTGAGSGIGRAFALELARRGGRIVCADIDIDRAEETVAMIDAGGRGEGIALFCDVAEIDDMRTLAGRAPDLLGGPTTLMINNAGVGIGGRCVGSIGLDDWTWALDINLRGMVLGSELFLPQLRSAGRGGLINVASAAAFSAAPGMGAYNVGKAGVLALSETIAAELSGTDLAVTVLCPTFVKTNVAVDGRITGDAMKLAQTLMRYSGRSAEQVARATLDANDRGRLYVVPQLDARALWLMKRLFPRTYTLGAGLLHRLAPAIAAVDPEVLEPGVSEHNGLASDAEIEAAPTRIEEGV
- a CDS encoding alpha/beta hydrolase: MGDAIGSVIHTSRQSRCAAWLTRRTLRPFADVLPGGVLAVHVSRAIVAMAMLLGSPPPYRVRVDALSTGSFRGEWVYAPGSEKSRRVILYVHGSAYAICSARTHRGLVARLAHLTGMPVFSVDYRLAPEHTFPAAADDVEAAYAWLQNIGYRPENVTVAGDSAGGHLLLDLLAENVRHRRAQPRAMVLMSPLVDLTLELARRQERDTGPDPLISAVAAQRLVDHYTRGHPADLPRLALTLDRADDLPRTLIQVGGAEMLLGDARAAHRMISDAGGDSELQIWPGQMHVFQALPTMIPEAGPALAAVARFITECPEPGGKAAATNAATAHADTEHADTERYATT
- a CDS encoding DUF1490 family protein; translated protein: MALHGFLTKAGSTVATGLVGAVAYDVARKAIAKAPLRQGAVVVTSWGLVGTRKAEAIAEDARLRTADIVAEAKDRIGEEASPPGAAEPHDHDH
- a CDS encoding heavy metal translocating P-type ATPase, whose product is MRSDAAGRLRLVVDALRGTSAARAVAVEDAVIAVTGVRAVHVYPRTGSVVVWYRRDTDRGAIDRAIAAGQATDLTTVTRAAPHSADVTNSDILRMGIGAGALILLGLRRYGFRRPPMLGPASRTVATGITIFSGYPFLKGALRSLRGGRAGTDALVSAATVASLLLRENVVALTVLWLLNIGEFLQDLTLRRTRRAISDLLRGNTDTAWLRLENGSEVSVPVDSLAVGDVIVVHDHVAVPVDGTVLEGEAVIDQSALTGENLPVTAQVGAHVHAGSVVVSGRLVITTSAVGADTAIGRIIARVEEAQHDRAPIQTVGEQFSGRFVPASFLLSAATLLVTRDLRRAMTMLLVACPCAVGLSTPTAISGAIGNGARRGILIKGGSHLEAAGRITAMVFDKTGTLTTGRPVVTNVISFHPDWSPEDVLAHAASSEIHSRHPLAQAVIRSTTERRIEIPTHAECEVIVGLGMRTFAADGRVLLLGSPALFARHEVALSTDAIEWVDKLRNECETPLLLAVDGTLVGLVSLRDEVRPEAREVLDGLRAKGIERIAMLTGDHPATAAAIAGELGIDDWRAEVLPEDKLAAVRELQSEGHLVAMIGDGVNDAPALAAADIGIAMGLAGTDVAVETADIALAADDLRMLLAVGDLGEHTLQVIKQNYGMSIAVNAIGLIVGAGGALSPVVAAILHNASSVAVVANSSRLIRYQVDQSSAEKSDTASPR